The Syngnathus typhle isolate RoL2023-S1 ecotype Sweden linkage group LG3, RoL_Styp_1.0, whole genome shotgun sequence genome window below encodes:
- the LOC133151528 gene encoding noelin-2-like — translation MSVPMLKIGAVLSTMAMVTNWMSQTLPSLVGLNGTAVSPDGTHQRVVSGLYPGSEEAWQVYSTASDPDGRCVCAVVAPARNLCKRDHRSRQLSLLTQQVQNVSQSVDGVHLRTSRDLRHFRESEPLLRGVDGRLHSYAGSPRSLTSKGLQELKGQVSQLQPLLSTAEQYRSDLETLAALRGRLLNLSALLTHIQEEVGAYDYEELQRRVLLLETRLHSCMNKLGCGRLTAVNGPVTVRASGSRFGSWMTDAMIPSADSRVWSMDGFYRGRRVLEYRTMADFSKGQNFVQHLLPHAWAGTGHVVYNGSLYYNKHQSNILVQYHFRSRSVLLQRSLSGAGYNNTFPYSWGGSSDIDLMADETGLWAVYTSIPNAGNIVVSRLCPRSLDVLRSWSTGFPKRSAGEAFMICGVLYVTNSHLAGAKVHFAYNTNTSTYEYTDVPFHNLYSHISMMDYNPRERALYTWNNGHQVLYNVTLFHVIRTDG, via the exons aTGAGCGTGCCCATGCTGAAGATTGGCGCCGTGCTGAGCACCATGGCCATGGTCACCAACTGGATGTCCCAGACGCTGCCCTCGCTGGTGGGACTCAACGGGACCGCCGTCTCCCCCGACGGCACGCACCAACGCGTCGTCAGC ggTTTGTATCCGGGCTCGGAGGAGGCTTGGCAGGTGTACAGCACCGCGTCGGACCCGGatggccgctgcgtgtgcgccGTGGTGGCTCCCGCCCGGAACCTCTGCAAGCGAGACCATCGCAGTCGCCAACTCAGCCTGCTGACTCAAcag GTGCAGAATGTGAGTCAGTCCGTGGATGGGGTCCACCTGCGGACCTCCAGGGACCTGCGCCACTTCCGCGAGTCTGAGCCGCTGCTGCGGGGCGTGGACGGACGTCTGCACTCGTACGCCGGCAGCCCCCGCTCGCTCACTTCCAAGGGTCTGCAG GAGCTGAAAGGTCAAGTGAGCCAGCTTCAGCCCCTCCTGTCCACGGCGGAGCAGTACCGCTCCGACCTGGAGACGCTGGCCGCCCTGCGAGGCCGCCTGCTCAACCTGTCGGCGCTGCTGACGCACATCCAGGAGGAGGTGGGCGCGTACGACTATGAGGAGCTTCAGAGGAGAGTCCTGCTGCTGGAGACCAGACTGCACAGCTGTATGAACAAGCTCG GTTGCGGTCGCTTGACAGCCGTCAACGGTCCCGTCACCGTGCGGGCGTCGGGGTCCCGCTTCGGCTCCTGGATGACCGACGCCATGATTCCCAGCGCCGACAGCAGG GTGTGGTCCATGGACGGCTTCTACCGCGGCCGACGCGTGCTGGAGTATCGCACCATGGCCGACTTCAGCAAGGGCCAGAACTTTGTGCAGCACCTGCTGCCGCACGCCTGGGCCGGCACGGGCCACGTTGTGTACAACGGCTCGCTCTACTACAACAAGCACCAGAGCAACATCCTG GTGCAATACCACTTCCGCTCTCGCAGCGTGCTGCTACAGCGTAGCCTTAGCGGCGCCGGCTACAACAACACTTTCCCGTACAGCTGGGGCGGCTCCTCCGACATTGACCTCATGGCCGATGAGACGGGCCTGTGGGCCGTGTACACGTCCATACCCAACGCCGGCAACATCGTG GTGAGCCGATTGTGTCCCCGCTCCCTGGACGTTCTGCGAAGCTGGTCCACGGGCTTCCCGAAACGCAGCGCGGGCGAGGCCTTCATGATCTGCGGCGTCCTTTACGTCACCAACTCGCACCTGGCCGGGGCCAAGGTCCACTTTGCCTATAACACCAACACGTCCACCTACGAGTACACGGACGTGCCGTTCCACAACCTCTACTCGCACATCAGCATGATGGACTACAATCCTCGAGAGAGGGCGCTCTACACCTGGAACAACGGACACCAGGTGCTCTACAACGTCACGCTCTTTCACGTCATACGCACCGACGGCTAG
- the LOC133151998 gene encoding cdc42-interacting protein 4 homolog isoform X2 — protein sequence MDWGTDLWDQNEVIDKHTQSGLELVERYIKFVKERTEIEQSYAKQLRNLSKKYAKRGSKDEQDCRFSNHAALQEILSEMNDYAGQRELIAESMMTSICVELTKFLQELKQDRKAHLSDAKKAQQNLESSFKLLESTKKRYAKEWGEADKATQQVEKIESDPNAIKIDVDKARQHANARTHTAEECRRDYAAQLQKLNTEQKYFYYSEIPQIFNRLQDLDERRIRRLVEGYCQFSDLEKKVQPIISKCLDGISAAGAKVDEKQDSLLLVEQHKSGLERPSDLDFEDYTQGIKAAGSDSSLNLPKVRGKLWPFSRKHKPPPAEDFSHLPPEQRKKMLQAKIDDVSKKLHMTLETSEALEKMKGVYEQNPDMGNPSILEPQISETAQNIGYLRGELAKYETWLSEAVGGDECVNAINNNHHLTEKPAEPSENQHNIYTEFDDEFEDCGHCTALYTFEGNSEGTISVTDGELLTIMEEDKGDGWMRVVRANGEEGFIPSSYVKLVS from the exons ATGGACTGGGGCACCGATTTGTGG GACCAGAACGAGGTGATCGACAAGCATACTCAGTCGGGCTTGGAGCTGGTGGAGCGCTACATCAAGTTTGTCAAGGAGCGCACGGAGATCGAGCAGAGCTACGCCAAGCAGCTCAG GAATCTGTCCAAGAAGTACGCCAAGAGAGGAAGCAAAGATGAGCAGGACTGCAG ATTCAGCAACCACGCGGCCTTGCAAGAGATCTTGAGCGAGATGAACGACTACGCGGGCCAGCGGGAGCTGATCGCCGAGAGCATGATGACCAGCATCTGCGTGGAGCTCACCAAGTTCCTGCAGGAGCTCAAGCAAGACCGCAAAGCG CACCTTTCCGACGCCAAGAAAGCCCAACAGAACCTGGAGAGCAGCTTCAAGCTGCTGGAAAGT acaaAGAAGCGCTACGCCAAGGAATGGGGAGAAGCTGATAAAGCGACGCAACAGGTCGAGAAAATTGAGAGCGACCCCAACGCCATAAAGATAGACGTAGACAAA GCCAGGCAGCACGCAAACGCCCGCACGCACACGGCGGAGGAATGCCGCAGGGACTACGCGGCGCAACTGCAGAAGTTGAACACGGAGCAGAAATACTTTTACTACTCGGAGATCCCGCAGATATTCAAT agGCTACAGGACCTCGACGAGCGCCGGATTCGCCGTCTGGTGGAAGGATACTGCCAGTTCTCAGACTTGGAGAAGAAGGTGCAGCCCATCATCTCCAAATGTCTCGACGGAATCTCGGCGGCCGGAGCAAAAGTGGATGAGAAGCAG GACTCGCTCCTGTTGGTGGAGCAGCACAAGTCGGGCTTGGAGCGCCCCTCCGACTTGGACTTTGAGGACTACACGCAGGGAATCAAAGCGGCCGGCTCCGACTCCAGCCTCAACCTGCCCAAAGTTCGCGGCAAACTTTGGCCCTTCAGCAGGAAGCACaag ccGCCGCCGGCAGAGGACTTCTCTCACCTTCCTCCCGAGCAAAGAAAGAAGATGCTGCAGGCCAAGATCGACGACGTGTCCAAAAAACTTCACATGACGCTGGAGACCAG CGAGGCCCTGGAGAAGATGAAAGGCGTGTACGAGCAGAACCCCGACATGGGCAACCCGTCCATTCTGGAGCCGCAGATCTCCGAGACGGCGCAGAACATCGGATACCTGCGCGGCGAGCTTGCCAAATACGAA ACTTGGTTGTCGGAGGCGGTGGGAGGAGACGAATGCGTCAATGCCATCAACAACAACCACCACCTCACGGAAAAACC GGCGGAGCCGTCTGAAAACCAACACAACATTTACACCGAGTTTGACGATGAGTTTGAAGACTGTGGTCATTGCACGGCTTTGTACACCTTTGAAG GCAACAGCGAGGGCACCATCTCGGTGACAGACGGCGAGCTTCTCACCATCATGGAGGAGGACAAAGGCGACGGGTGGATGCGGGTCGTCCGGGCCAACGGGGAGGAGGGCTTCATCCCGTCCTCCTACGTCAAGCTCGTGTCCTAA
- the LOC133151998 gene encoding cdc42-interacting protein 4 homolog isoform X1 — protein sequence MDWGTDLWDQNEVIDKHTQSGLELVERYIKFVKERTEIEQSYAKQLRNLSKKYAKRGSKDEQDCRFSNHAALQEILSEMNDYAGQRELIAESMMTSICVELTKFLQELKQDRKAHLSDAKKAQQNLESSFKLLESTKKRYAKEWGEADKATQQVEKIESDPNAIKIDVDKARQHANARTHTAEECRRDYAAQLQKLNTEQKYFYYSEIPQIFNRLQDLDERRIRRLVEGYCQFSDLEKKVQPIISKCLDGISAAGAKVDEKQDSLLLVEQHKSGLERPSDLDFEDYTQGIKAAGSDSSLNLPKVRGKLWPFSRKHKTSSPAEKHLPPPAEDFSHLPPEQRKKMLQAKIDDVSKKLHMTLETSEALEKMKGVYEQNPDMGNPSILEPQISETAQNIGYLRGELAKYETWLSEAVGGDECVNAINNNHHLTEKPAEPSENQHNIYTEFDDEFEDCGHCTALYTFEGNSEGTISVTDGELLTIMEEDKGDGWMRVVRANGEEGFIPSSYVKLVS from the exons ATGGACTGGGGCACCGATTTGTGG GACCAGAACGAGGTGATCGACAAGCATACTCAGTCGGGCTTGGAGCTGGTGGAGCGCTACATCAAGTTTGTCAAGGAGCGCACGGAGATCGAGCAGAGCTACGCCAAGCAGCTCAG GAATCTGTCCAAGAAGTACGCCAAGAGAGGAAGCAAAGATGAGCAGGACTGCAG ATTCAGCAACCACGCGGCCTTGCAAGAGATCTTGAGCGAGATGAACGACTACGCGGGCCAGCGGGAGCTGATCGCCGAGAGCATGATGACCAGCATCTGCGTGGAGCTCACCAAGTTCCTGCAGGAGCTCAAGCAAGACCGCAAAGCG CACCTTTCCGACGCCAAGAAAGCCCAACAGAACCTGGAGAGCAGCTTCAAGCTGCTGGAAAGT acaaAGAAGCGCTACGCCAAGGAATGGGGAGAAGCTGATAAAGCGACGCAACAGGTCGAGAAAATTGAGAGCGACCCCAACGCCATAAAGATAGACGTAGACAAA GCCAGGCAGCACGCAAACGCCCGCACGCACACGGCGGAGGAATGCCGCAGGGACTACGCGGCGCAACTGCAGAAGTTGAACACGGAGCAGAAATACTTTTACTACTCGGAGATCCCGCAGATATTCAAT agGCTACAGGACCTCGACGAGCGCCGGATTCGCCGTCTGGTGGAAGGATACTGCCAGTTCTCAGACTTGGAGAAGAAGGTGCAGCCCATCATCTCCAAATGTCTCGACGGAATCTCGGCGGCCGGAGCAAAAGTGGATGAGAAGCAG GACTCGCTCCTGTTGGTGGAGCAGCACAAGTCGGGCTTGGAGCGCCCCTCCGACTTGGACTTTGAGGACTACACGCAGGGAATCAAAGCGGCCGGCTCCGACTCCAGCCTCAACCTGCCCAAAGTTCGCGGCAAACTTTGGCCCTTCAGCAGGAAGCACaag ACGTCGTCGCCTGCCGAGAAGCACCTG ccGCCGCCGGCAGAGGACTTCTCTCACCTTCCTCCCGAGCAAAGAAAGAAGATGCTGCAGGCCAAGATCGACGACGTGTCCAAAAAACTTCACATGACGCTGGAGACCAG CGAGGCCCTGGAGAAGATGAAAGGCGTGTACGAGCAGAACCCCGACATGGGCAACCCGTCCATTCTGGAGCCGCAGATCTCCGAGACGGCGCAGAACATCGGATACCTGCGCGGCGAGCTTGCCAAATACGAA ACTTGGTTGTCGGAGGCGGTGGGAGGAGACGAATGCGTCAATGCCATCAACAACAACCACCACCTCACGGAAAAACC GGCGGAGCCGTCTGAAAACCAACACAACATTTACACCGAGTTTGACGATGAGTTTGAAGACTGTGGTCATTGCACGGCTTTGTACACCTTTGAAG GCAACAGCGAGGGCACCATCTCGGTGACAGACGGCGAGCTTCTCACCATCATGGAGGAGGACAAAGGCGACGGGTGGATGCGGGTCGTCCGGGCCAACGGGGAGGAGGGCTTCATCCCGTCCTCCTACGTCAAGCTCGTGTCCTAA
- the sh2d3a gene encoding breast cancer anti-estrogen resistance protein 3 homolog isoform X2, producing the protein MDALKKELEEELKLSTEDPRSHAWYHGPLTREGAEALFDRDGDFLVRDSSSSPGDYVLSCYWRNEPMHFKIIRVVLRPKKGYSRELFQFEEDRFDNVPALIRFYVGDRRPISQASGAIIFHPLTRTLPLRVIAERQRAAEAKSHVERGKRLSFSSAPGDALHANPLLRSGSHPGNLENLGCRPLLQSAQSDSNLRPGTPQKAKAEDAGPPPISPVFRTGSEPLLSPKPQQTRTCHPGGGVTLRGSDGQLHSRAPPKPLRISVVFPKTSLLATPLDRDDDPSVFYDELVVQVPQSRRKGHVDRLRAEEKWQSRARITETSFGFLEAENSEEAASRLPRLPDKEHFERPQVEWSSCFQLDRFKSLLLPDNNRPLEPSVLLELKELFARTDPNTTALHLLSVDCQAARIVGVTAEQRRTMGVASGLELITLPHGRQLRQDLLERHHLIALGVAVDILGCTGTVSQRATVLHRFILLAQALKEHAHDLYAFSAVMKALDMPQVVRLQMTWRLLRRNHTESAVLFEKTLKPFMNSLNDSDECISGVPVAVPHLIPVLLQMEDLDFLEDSHRGCQMLFDLLQAARRHAAQARQHQEHAKALLASGWTPVPELLEAFRTEFALRLFWGQSGAEADSKERHEKFDKILCVLSDKLELVDIGPEQKQQPLS; encoded by the exons ATGGACGCGCTGAAGAAGGAACTGGAGGAAGAGCTGAAGCTTAGCACCGAGGACCCCAGGAGCCATGCCTGGTACCACGGACCCCTCACCAGAGAG GGTGCCGAGGCTCTTTTCGACAGGGACGGGGACTTCCTGGTGCGAGACTCCAGCTCGTCTCCGGGCGACTACGTCCTCAGCTGCTACTGGAGGAACGAGCCCATGCACTTCAAGATCATACGGGTGGTGCTGAGACCCAAAaag GGCTACTCCCGGGAGCTGTTCCAGTTCGAAGAGGACCGCTTCGACAACGTCCCCGCCCTGATCCGCTTCTACGTGGGGGACCGGCGGCCCATCTCCCAGGCCTCGGGCGCCATCATCTTCCACCCGCTGACCAGGACGCTTCCTTTGCGCGTCATCGCCGAGCGCCAGCGGGCCGCCGAGGCCAAGTCGCACGTGGAACGCGGCAAACGGCTCAGCTTCAGCAGCGCGCCGGGAGACGCCCTGCACGCCAACCCGCTGCTCAG GAGCGGGAGTCACCCCGGTAACCTGGAGAACCTCGGATGCAGGCCTTTGCTCCAGTCGGCCCAGTCGGACAGCAACCTAAGGCCAG GCACTCCTCAGAAGGCCAAAGCGGAAGACGCCGGCCCCCCTCCCATTTCGCCGGTGTTCCGCACGGGGAGCGAGCCTCTTCTCAGCCCCAAGCCGCAGCAAACGCGCACGTGTCACCCCG GTGGGGGCGTGACGCTGCGGGGTTCTGATGGACAGCTGCACTCTCGAGCGCCCCCCAAACCTCTCCGGATCTCTGTTGTGTTCCCCAAAACCTCGCTACTCGCCACGCCTTTGGACCGGGACGACGACCCGTCCGTTTTCTACGACGAGCTGGTCGTTCAG GTGCCTCAGTCCCGGCGCAAGGGTCACGTCGATCGACTTCGGGCGGAGGAAAAGTGGCAGAGCAGGGCTCGGATCACCGAGACCTCCTTCGGCTTCCTGGAGGCGGAAAACAGCGAGGAGGCGGCGTCCCGTCTGCCGCGACTGCCCGACAAGGAGCATTTTGAACGTCCTCAG GTGGAATGGAGCTCCTGCTTCCAGCTGGACCGCTTCAAGTCACTGCTGCTGCCGGACAACAACCGTCCGCTGGAGCCCAGCGTCCTGCTGGAGCTGAAGGAGCTCTTCGCCCGCACGGACCCCAACACCACCGCGCTGCACCTTCTCAGCGTGGACTGCCAGGCGGCGCGCATCGTGGGCGTGACGGCCGAGCAGAGGCGCACCATGGGCGTGGCCTCGGGTCTGGAGCTCATCACGCTGCCGCACGGCCGTCAGTTGCGGCAAGATCTGCTTGAGAG GCATCATCTGATCGCCTTGGGCGTGGCCGTGGACATCCTGGGCTGCACGGGCACGGTGAGCCAACGGGCCACGGTGCTGCACAGGTTCATCCTCCTGGCGCAAGCTCTCAAGGAGCACGCCCACGACCTCTACGCCTTCTCGGCCGTCATGAAGGCGTTGGACATGCCTCAG GTGGTGCGGCTGCAAATGACGTGGCGCCTGCTGCGGAGGAACCACACGGAGAGCGCCGTCCTGTTCGAGAAGACCCTCAAGCCTTTCATGAATTCGCTCAACGACAGCGACG AATGCATTTCGGGGGTTCCGGTGGCCGTGCCGCACCTGATTCCCGTGCTGCTGCAGATGGAGGACCTGGACTTCCTGGAGGACAGCCACCGAGGCTGCCAAATGCTCTTTGACCTCTTGCAGGCGGCTCGGCGACACGCCGCGCAGGCACGCCAACACCAGGAGCACGCCAAAGCTCTGCTCGCAA GCGGCTGGACGCCTGTTCCCGAGTTGCTGGAGGCCTTCCGGACCGAGTTCGCCCTGCGACTCTTCTGGGGCCAGTCGGGAGCGGAGGCGGACAGCAAGGAACGCCATGAGAAGTTTGACAAAATTCTCTGCGTGCTCTCGGATAAACTGGAACTGGTGGACATCGGACCCGAACAGAAGCAGCAGCCTCTCAGCTGA